The Raphanus sativus cultivar WK10039 chromosome 2, ASM80110v3, whole genome shotgun sequence genome includes a region encoding these proteins:
- the LOC108834147 gene encoding probable LRR receptor-like serine/threonine-protein kinase At4g31250, giving the protein MIRHDKPAVVCLSSLLVLLAFSFTVPISGNGDADALLKFKSSLVNATVLTGWDSNDPPCTGKKGSDSKWKGVMCSAGVVYALRLENMSLAGTLDVQALGSMRSLRSVSFMRNRFEGPIPSGLGGLAFLVHLYLAHNRFSGEIDGGLFAGMKDLVKVHLEGNMFSGDIPESLGKLPKLTEVNLEDNLFTGKIPPFDQSNLVTVNVANNRLEGRIPFNLGLMNITFFLGNKGLCGPPLLRCRYTGPPLVTVFLLALTVLAVVVLITVFCSVCILSRRQRKGGNEHDHAPQSHGLGTIYGPTEQQQQSEKSSQDSKVYRKLANEVVKRDSTATSSSVLSERGLPREEDHKGGGGGDQRKLHFVRNDQEKFTLQDMLRASAEVLGSGGFGSSYKAALTSGRAVVVKRFRFMSNIGREEFYDHMKKIGRLSHPNLLPLIAFHYRKDEKLFVTDYIPNGSLANLLHANRTPGQVVLDWPIRLKIARGVTRGLAYLYRTFPDLNLPHGHLKSSNVLLDHDFEPLLTDYALVPVVNKDQSHQFMVAYKSPEFTQQDRTSRKSDVWSLGILILEILTGKFPANYLRQGKGADDELAAWVESVARTEWNADVFDKEMHAGKEQEGQMLKLLKIGLRCCDWDVERRIELHEAVDRIEEVDHREAGGSQESFRSSYVTASDGDNRFSRAMTGDFSLV; this is encoded by the exons ATGATCCGTCATGACAAACCTGCTGTGGTATGTTTATCCTCTCTTTTAGTATTACTCGCCTTCAGCTTCACCGTTCCTATCTCCGGGAACGGTGACGCTGATGCTCTTTTGAAGTTCAAGTCATCTCTCGTGAACGCCACCGTCCTCACCGGGTGGGACTCTAACGATCCTCCTTGCACCGGGAAAAAAGGAAGCGACTCGAAATGGAAAGGAGTGATGTGTTCCGCAGGCGTCGTCTACGCTCTCCGTCTCGAGAACATGAGCCTCGCGGGGACGCTTGACGTGCAAGCGCTTGGGTCGATGCGGAGTCTCAGGAGCGTCAGCTTCATGCGCAACCGTTTCGAAGGTCCGATACCGAGTGGACTCGGCGGGCTTGCATTTCTAGTGCATCTTTACTTGGCGCATAACCGGTTCTCGGGAGAGATCGACGGTGGTTTGTTTGCCGGAATGAAGGATCTTGTGAAGGTTCATCTTGAAGGAAACATGTTTTCCGGTGATATTCCCGAGTCGTTGGGGAAACTGCCGAAGCTGACTGAGGTTAATCTTGAGGATAATTTGTTCACCGGGAAGATACCACCGTTTGATCAGAGTAATCTCGTTACCGTTAACGTTGCTAACAATCGATTAGAGGGTCGTATTCCGTTTAATCTTGGCCTCATGAACATCACCTTCTTCTtag GTAACAAGGGGCTGTGTGGACCGCCTTTGCTTCGCTGCAGATACACTGGTCCGCCGTTGGTCACGGTGTTTCTCCTCGCCCTGACCGTCCTCGCCGTCGTAGTCCTCATAACCGTCTTCTGCTCCGTTTGCATCCTCAGCCGTCGTCAACGCAAAGGAGGGAACGAACACGATCACGCCCCTCAAAGCCACGGACTCGGCACAATCTATGGACCAACcgagcaacaacaacaaagtgAGAAGAGCTCGCAAGACTCCAAGGTGTACAGGAAGCTAGCCAACGAAGTCGTGAAGCGAGACTCAACAGCAACATCATCATCAGTGTTATCCGAGAGAGGTCTGCCTCGAGAGGAAGATCAcaagggaggaggaggaggagatcaACGGAAGCTGCATTTCGTTAGGAACGATCAGGAGAAGTTCACGCTCCAGGATATGCTCCGTGCGTCGGCGGAGGTTCTCGGAAGCGGGGGGTTCGGATCGTCGTACAAGGCGGCTCTGACGAGCGGGCGTGCGGTGGTTGTGAAGAGGTTTAGGTTTATGAGTAATATCGGGAGGGAAGAGTTTTACGATCATATGAAGAAGATCGGACGGTTGTCTCACCCTAATCTCCTTCCGTTGATCGCGTTCCACTACAGGAAAGATGAGAAGCTTTTCGTCACTGATTACATTCCCAATGGCAGCCTCGCCAATCTCCTCCATG CGAACCGGACACCCGGTCAGGTGGTTTTGGATTGGCCGATCCGGCTAAAGATTGCAAGAGGAGTCACCAGAGGTTTAGCTTACCTCTACAGAACATTCCCTGATCTGAACCTCCCTCACGGCCATCTCAAATCATCAAACGTCTTGCTCGACCACGACTTCGAGCCGCTACTAACGGACTACGCTCTCGTGCCGGTGGTCAACAAAGATCAATCTCACCAGTTCATGGTGGCGTACAAGTCACCAGAGTTCACTCAGCAAGACAGGACATCGAGAAAGTCTGACGTCTGGAGCTTGGGAATCTTAATCCTCGAGATACTGACGGGGAAGTTTCCGGCGAACTATCTCCGGCAAGGGAAGGGAGCTGATGACGAGCTAGCTGCATGGGTTGAGTCAGTAGCGAGAACAGAGTGGAATGCTGACGTGTTTGACAAGGAGATGCATGCAGGGAAAGAACAGGAAGGGCAGATGTTGAAGCTGCTCAAGATTGGGTTGAGATGTTGTGACTGGGACGTGGAGAGGAGAATTGAGCTTCACGAGGCTGTTGATCGGATAGAGGAAGTTGATCACAGAGAGGCGGGTGGAAGTCAAGAGAGTTTTCGATCTTCGTACGTGACTGCTAGTGATGGTGATAATCGTTTTTCAAGAGCCATGACTGGGGATTTCTCGCTCGTGTAA